Proteins from one Ipomoea triloba cultivar NCNSP0323 chromosome 1, ASM357664v1 genomic window:
- the LOC116023709 gene encoding probable leucine-rich repeat receptor-like serine/threonine-protein kinase At3g14840 isoform X1, giving the protein MSASMFIILIPIILSFNARFVEAQSGHLPPDELNALKEIANEVGKKDWDFRLNPCDNNSNWLTPQRNDTPLYNNTLTCNCSFPTGICHVQSIILKGQDLQGVLPPTLVKLPFLKKIILTRNYLSGTIPPEWASMKLEYISLNVNRLSGPIPKYLGNITSLVYLDLDNNLFNETLPPELGKLTNLQHLILRANYLTGELPKELYALAKLTELRISRNNFTGKLPSFQSLKNLQKLEVQASGFEGPIPQNISALTSLTELRISDLNGGVSRFPTFNNMTGMATLMLRRCNISGKIPEYIANMTSLRQLDLSFNNLEGGIDGLQSLDDKVQYMYLTNNSLSGKIPQWVLSRGPHYYTDLSYNNFTKSSVPPICNRESLNLFKSYNNGGQNEEAAKCLQQCTKDWYSFHINCGGGNVSIGDITYDADDGSTSLAKFVSNRENWVSSNTGYFLDRQITLSDYTTTNISVIKGKDSEIYKTARLSPLSLTYQGRCLANGIYNVKLHFAEIVLRDNRSFQSLGRRLFDVYIQGERKLKDFDIKTEAQGVDKPLVTEFQAVVSDKTLEVRFEYAEKGTTIVPLAGKYGPLVSAISVQSDFKPPKSRKKLIIVVAAVSSLFLISAIIYFAGWKIILRILDLIRKKGSQENELGGLDIQIGLFTFQQIKAATNNFDAANKIGEGGFGSVYKGTLLDGTVIAVKQLSSKSSQGNREFLNEISIISCLQHPNLVKLYGCCAEGKHLLLVYEYLENNSLAHALFGREDCPLKLDWATRQRICVGIAKGLAFLHEESEIKIVHRDIKSTNVLLDKELNPKISDFGLAKHDDNDDDDEKTHISTRVAGTVGYMAPEYALWGYLTFKADVYSFGVVTLEIVVGKNNVKYRSDDENCVCLLDWALDLQKKGNLIELMDPKLGSNYDKEGALRMIKVALLCTNPSPVLRPSMSTVVKMLEGHDDILEYKSDLHEFNFQAMRDRYDEMIVNSRDSSSKVGFSSSYAN; this is encoded by the exons ATGTCAGCCTCCATGTTCATAATCCTCATACCAATTATACTCTCCTTCAATGCAAGATTTGTTGAAGCACAGAGTGGGCATCTTCCTCCAGATGAAT TAAATGCACTGAAAGAAATAGCTAATGAAGTGGGGAAGAAGGATTGGGATTTTAGACTAAATCCTTGTGACAACAACTCAAATTGGTTGACACCACAAAGGAACGATACGCCTCTGTACAATAatactctcacttgcaattgtAGCTTCCCCACTGGTATTTGCCATGTTCAAAGCAT AATTTTGAAGGGACAGGATCTGCAAGGTGTGCTTCCTCCTACCTTGGTGAAGTTACCCTTTCTCAAGAAAAT TATTCTCACCCGCAACTACTTAAGCGGTACAATTCCCCCTGAATGGGCTTCTATGAAATTGGAATATAT ATCTCTTAATGTGAATCGATTGTCGGGACCAATTCCAAAATACTTGGGAAATATAACATctcttgtatattt AGACTTGGACAATAATTTGTTCAATGAAACCCTTCCACCAGAGCTTGGGAAACTTACCAACCTACAACATCT CATTCTTCGTGCTAATTATCTCACAGGTGAACTCCCAAAAGAACTTTATGCTCTCGCAAAATTAACGGAGTT GAGGATCAGCAGGAATAACTTCACTGGAAAACTGCCTAGCTTTCAAAGTTTGAAAAACCTTCAAAAACT AGAGGTTCAAGCAAGTGGTTTTGAAGGACCCATACCTCAAAATATTTCTGCATTGACAAGCTTAACAGAACT TAGAATCAGTGACCTAAATGGAGGTGTTTCCAGATTTCCTACATTTAACAACATGACAGGCATGGCAACTTT GATGTTGAGGAGGTGTAATATTTCTGGGAAGATACCTGAATATATAGCTAATATGACAAGCTTGAGACAACT AGATTTGAGTTTCAATAATCTAGAAGGTGGGATTGATGGTCTTCAAAGTCTTGATGATAAAGTGCAATACAT GTATCTAACGAATAACTCCCTTAGTGGGAAAATACCTCAATGGGTTCTAAGTCGAGGTCCCCATTA TTATACAGATCTTTCTTACAATAATTTTACGAAGAGCTCTGTGCCACCAATTTGCAATCGGGAAAGCCT AAACTTGTTCAAAAGCTATAATAATGGAGGACAAAACGA AGAAGCTGCAAAGTGCTTACAACAATGTACGAAGG ATTGGTATTCATTTCACATCAATTGTGGTGGAGGCAATGTTTCGATTGGTGACATTACATATGACGCAGATGATGGTTCTACTAGCCTTGCGAAATTTGTTTCCAATAGAGAGAACTGGGTATCCAGTAATACAGGATACTTTTTGGATAGACAGATAACACTATCGGACTATACGACAACAAATATATCTGTCATCAAGGGAAAAGACTCTGAAATCTACAAGACGGCTCGTTTGTCTCCTTTATCTCTAACGTATCAAGGACGCTGTTTAGCAAATGGAATCTATAATGTGAAACTTCATTTTGCGGAGATAGTTTTGAGAGATAATAGATCTTTTCAAAGTCTTGGAAGACGCTTATTTGATGTTTATATACAG GGAGAGAGGAAATTGAAAGATTTTGATATTAAAACCGAAGCACAAGGAGTTGATAAACCATTGGTTACAGAATTTCAAGCAGTTGTTAGTGACAAAACTCTAGAGGTGCGCTTTGAGTATGCTGAAAAAGGAACAACAATAGTCCCACTTGCAGGAAAATATGGGCCTTTAGTATCAGCAATTTCTGTGCAATCTG ATTTCAAGCCTCCCAAAAGTAGAAAGAAATTAATCATAGTTGTTGCAGCagtttcttctttgtttcttatttCTGCAATTATCTATTTTGCTGGGTGGAAGATCATTTTAAGGATCTTGGACTTAATTAGAAAAAAGGGATCACAGGAAAACG AACTAGGAGGCCTTGATATACAAATTGGTCTATTTACctttcaacaaattaaagccGCTACTAACAACTTTGATGCTGCAAATAAGATTGGGGAAGGTGGTTTTGGGTCTGTTTACAag GGTACATTATTGGATGGTACAGTTATTGCTGTGAAGCAACTCTCATCCAAATCAAGTCAAGGCAATCGTGaatttttgaatgaaataagcATAATATCTTGTTTGCAACACCCTAATCTTGTGAAACTTTATGGGTGTTGTGCCGAGGGAAAGCATTTGCTGCTAGTGTATGAGTACTTGGAAAACAATAGTCTTGCCCATGCTCTTTTTG GTCGAGAAGATTGTCCGTTGAAATTAGATTGGGCTACTAGACAAAGAATTTGTGTCGGTATTGCAAAAGGCTTAGCTTTCCTGCATGAAGAATCAGAAATAAAGATTGTTCATAGAGACATTAAATCGACCAATGTGCTTCTTGACAAAGAACTTAATCCGAAAATTTCTGACTTTGGTCTAGCTAAacatgatgataatgatgatgatgatgagaagacACACATTAGCACAAGAGTTGCTGGGACAGT AGGATACATGGCTCCTGAATATGCGTTGTGGGGCTACTTAACATTCAAAGCTGATGTCTATAGTTTTGGAGTGGTGACTCTAGAAATTGTTGTGGGGAAGAACAACGTGAAGTATCGATCCGATGATGAGAACTGCGTTTGCCTCCTTGATTGG GCACTTGATCTTCAAAAGAAAGGAAACCTAATAGAGCTAATGGATCCAAAGCTGGGTTCTAATTATGACAAAGAAGGTGCACTCAGAATGATCAAAGTGGCTTTGCTTTGTACTAATCCTTCTCCAGTCCTTAGGCCATCCATGTCTACAGTAGTCAAAATGCTTGAAGGCCATGATGATATTCTTGAGTACAAATCCGATCTAcatgaatttaattttcaagCAATGAGAGATCGTTATGATGAAATGATAGTCAATTCGCGTGATTCTTCTAGCAAAGTAGGTTTTTCTTCATcatatgcaaattaa
- the LOC116023709 gene encoding probable leucine-rich repeat receptor-like serine/threonine-protein kinase At3g14840 isoform X2 → MKLEYISLNVNRLSGPIPKYLGNITSLVYLDLDNNLFNETLPPELGKLTNLQHLILRANYLTGELPKELYALAKLTELRISRNNFTGKLPSFQSLKNLQKLEVQASGFEGPIPQNISALTSLTELRISDLNGGVSRFPTFNNMTGMATLMLRRCNISGKIPEYIANMTSLRQLDLSFNNLEGGIDGLQSLDDKVQYMYLTNNSLSGKIPQWVLSRGPHYYTDLSYNNFTKSSVPPICNRESLNLFKSYNNGGQNEEAAKCLQQCTKDWYSFHINCGGGNVSIGDITYDADDGSTSLAKFVSNRENWVSSNTGYFLDRQITLSDYTTTNISVIKGKDSEIYKTARLSPLSLTYQGRCLANGIYNVKLHFAEIVLRDNRSFQSLGRRLFDVYIQGERKLKDFDIKTEAQGVDKPLVTEFQAVVSDKTLEVRFEYAEKGTTIVPLAGKYGPLVSAISVQSDFKPPKSRKKLIIVVAAVSSLFLISAIIYFAGWKIILRILDLIRKKGSQENELGGLDIQIGLFTFQQIKAATNNFDAANKIGEGGFGSVYKGTLLDGTVIAVKQLSSKSSQGNREFLNEISIISCLQHPNLVKLYGCCAEGKHLLLVYEYLENNSLAHALFGREDCPLKLDWATRQRICVGIAKGLAFLHEESEIKIVHRDIKSTNVLLDKELNPKISDFGLAKHDDNDDDDEKTHISTRVAGTVGYMAPEYALWGYLTFKADVYSFGVVTLEIVVGKNNVKYRSDDENCVCLLDWALDLQKKGNLIELMDPKLGSNYDKEGALRMIKVALLCTNPSPVLRPSMSTVVKMLEGHDDILEYKSDLHEFNFQAMRDRYDEMIVNSRDSSSKVGFSSSYAN, encoded by the exons ATGAAATTGGAATATAT ATCTCTTAATGTGAATCGATTGTCGGGACCAATTCCAAAATACTTGGGAAATATAACATctcttgtatattt AGACTTGGACAATAATTTGTTCAATGAAACCCTTCCACCAGAGCTTGGGAAACTTACCAACCTACAACATCT CATTCTTCGTGCTAATTATCTCACAGGTGAACTCCCAAAAGAACTTTATGCTCTCGCAAAATTAACGGAGTT GAGGATCAGCAGGAATAACTTCACTGGAAAACTGCCTAGCTTTCAAAGTTTGAAAAACCTTCAAAAACT AGAGGTTCAAGCAAGTGGTTTTGAAGGACCCATACCTCAAAATATTTCTGCATTGACAAGCTTAACAGAACT TAGAATCAGTGACCTAAATGGAGGTGTTTCCAGATTTCCTACATTTAACAACATGACAGGCATGGCAACTTT GATGTTGAGGAGGTGTAATATTTCTGGGAAGATACCTGAATATATAGCTAATATGACAAGCTTGAGACAACT AGATTTGAGTTTCAATAATCTAGAAGGTGGGATTGATGGTCTTCAAAGTCTTGATGATAAAGTGCAATACAT GTATCTAACGAATAACTCCCTTAGTGGGAAAATACCTCAATGGGTTCTAAGTCGAGGTCCCCATTA TTATACAGATCTTTCTTACAATAATTTTACGAAGAGCTCTGTGCCACCAATTTGCAATCGGGAAAGCCT AAACTTGTTCAAAAGCTATAATAATGGAGGACAAAACGA AGAAGCTGCAAAGTGCTTACAACAATGTACGAAGG ATTGGTATTCATTTCACATCAATTGTGGTGGAGGCAATGTTTCGATTGGTGACATTACATATGACGCAGATGATGGTTCTACTAGCCTTGCGAAATTTGTTTCCAATAGAGAGAACTGGGTATCCAGTAATACAGGATACTTTTTGGATAGACAGATAACACTATCGGACTATACGACAACAAATATATCTGTCATCAAGGGAAAAGACTCTGAAATCTACAAGACGGCTCGTTTGTCTCCTTTATCTCTAACGTATCAAGGACGCTGTTTAGCAAATGGAATCTATAATGTGAAACTTCATTTTGCGGAGATAGTTTTGAGAGATAATAGATCTTTTCAAAGTCTTGGAAGACGCTTATTTGATGTTTATATACAG GGAGAGAGGAAATTGAAAGATTTTGATATTAAAACCGAAGCACAAGGAGTTGATAAACCATTGGTTACAGAATTTCAAGCAGTTGTTAGTGACAAAACTCTAGAGGTGCGCTTTGAGTATGCTGAAAAAGGAACAACAATAGTCCCACTTGCAGGAAAATATGGGCCTTTAGTATCAGCAATTTCTGTGCAATCTG ATTTCAAGCCTCCCAAAAGTAGAAAGAAATTAATCATAGTTGTTGCAGCagtttcttctttgtttcttatttCTGCAATTATCTATTTTGCTGGGTGGAAGATCATTTTAAGGATCTTGGACTTAATTAGAAAAAAGGGATCACAGGAAAACG AACTAGGAGGCCTTGATATACAAATTGGTCTATTTACctttcaacaaattaaagccGCTACTAACAACTTTGATGCTGCAAATAAGATTGGGGAAGGTGGTTTTGGGTCTGTTTACAag GGTACATTATTGGATGGTACAGTTATTGCTGTGAAGCAACTCTCATCCAAATCAAGTCAAGGCAATCGTGaatttttgaatgaaataagcATAATATCTTGTTTGCAACACCCTAATCTTGTGAAACTTTATGGGTGTTGTGCCGAGGGAAAGCATTTGCTGCTAGTGTATGAGTACTTGGAAAACAATAGTCTTGCCCATGCTCTTTTTG GTCGAGAAGATTGTCCGTTGAAATTAGATTGGGCTACTAGACAAAGAATTTGTGTCGGTATTGCAAAAGGCTTAGCTTTCCTGCATGAAGAATCAGAAATAAAGATTGTTCATAGAGACATTAAATCGACCAATGTGCTTCTTGACAAAGAACTTAATCCGAAAATTTCTGACTTTGGTCTAGCTAAacatgatgataatgatgatgatgatgagaagacACACATTAGCACAAGAGTTGCTGGGACAGT AGGATACATGGCTCCTGAATATGCGTTGTGGGGCTACTTAACATTCAAAGCTGATGTCTATAGTTTTGGAGTGGTGACTCTAGAAATTGTTGTGGGGAAGAACAACGTGAAGTATCGATCCGATGATGAGAACTGCGTTTGCCTCCTTGATTGG GCACTTGATCTTCAAAAGAAAGGAAACCTAATAGAGCTAATGGATCCAAAGCTGGGTTCTAATTATGACAAAGAAGGTGCACTCAGAATGATCAAAGTGGCTTTGCTTTGTACTAATCCTTCTCCAGTCCTTAGGCCATCCATGTCTACAGTAGTCAAAATGCTTGAAGGCCATGATGATATTCTTGAGTACAAATCCGATCTAcatgaatttaattttcaagCAATGAGAGATCGTTATGATGAAATGATAGTCAATTCGCGTGATTCTTCTAGCAAAGTAGGTTTTTCTTCATcatatgcaaattaa
- the LOC116023709 gene encoding probable leucine-rich repeat receptor-like serine/threonine-protein kinase At3g14840 isoform X3 — MKPFHQSLGNLPTYNICELPKELYALAKLTELRISRNNFTGKLPSFQSLKNLQKLEVQASGFEGPIPQNISALTSLTELRISDLNGGVSRFPTFNNMTGMATLMLRRCNISGKIPEYIANMTSLRQLDLSFNNLEGGIDGLQSLDDKVQYMYLTNNSLSGKIPQWVLSRGPHYYTDLSYNNFTKSSVPPICNRESLNLFKSYNNGGQNEEAAKCLQQCTKDWYSFHINCGGGNVSIGDITYDADDGSTSLAKFVSNRENWVSSNTGYFLDRQITLSDYTTTNISVIKGKDSEIYKTARLSPLSLTYQGRCLANGIYNVKLHFAEIVLRDNRSFQSLGRRLFDVYIQGERKLKDFDIKTEAQGVDKPLVTEFQAVVSDKTLEVRFEYAEKGTTIVPLAGKYGPLVSAISVQSDFKPPKSRKKLIIVVAAVSSLFLISAIIYFAGWKIILRILDLIRKKGSQENELGGLDIQIGLFTFQQIKAATNNFDAANKIGEGGFGSVYKGTLLDGTVIAVKQLSSKSSQGNREFLNEISIISCLQHPNLVKLYGCCAEGKHLLLVYEYLENNSLAHALFGREDCPLKLDWATRQRICVGIAKGLAFLHEESEIKIVHRDIKSTNVLLDKELNPKISDFGLAKHDDNDDDDEKTHISTRVAGTVGYMAPEYALWGYLTFKADVYSFGVVTLEIVVGKNNVKYRSDDENCVCLLDWALDLQKKGNLIELMDPKLGSNYDKEGALRMIKVALLCTNPSPVLRPSMSTVVKMLEGHDDILEYKSDLHEFNFQAMRDRYDEMIVNSRDSSSKVGFSSSYAN, encoded by the exons ATGAAACCCTTCCACCAGAGCTTGGGAAACTTACCAACCTACAACATCT GTGAACTCCCAAAAGAACTTTATGCTCTCGCAAAATTAACGGAGTT GAGGATCAGCAGGAATAACTTCACTGGAAAACTGCCTAGCTTTCAAAGTTTGAAAAACCTTCAAAAACT AGAGGTTCAAGCAAGTGGTTTTGAAGGACCCATACCTCAAAATATTTCTGCATTGACAAGCTTAACAGAACT TAGAATCAGTGACCTAAATGGAGGTGTTTCCAGATTTCCTACATTTAACAACATGACAGGCATGGCAACTTT GATGTTGAGGAGGTGTAATATTTCTGGGAAGATACCTGAATATATAGCTAATATGACAAGCTTGAGACAACT AGATTTGAGTTTCAATAATCTAGAAGGTGGGATTGATGGTCTTCAAAGTCTTGATGATAAAGTGCAATACAT GTATCTAACGAATAACTCCCTTAGTGGGAAAATACCTCAATGGGTTCTAAGTCGAGGTCCCCATTA TTATACAGATCTTTCTTACAATAATTTTACGAAGAGCTCTGTGCCACCAATTTGCAATCGGGAAAGCCT AAACTTGTTCAAAAGCTATAATAATGGAGGACAAAACGA AGAAGCTGCAAAGTGCTTACAACAATGTACGAAGG ATTGGTATTCATTTCACATCAATTGTGGTGGAGGCAATGTTTCGATTGGTGACATTACATATGACGCAGATGATGGTTCTACTAGCCTTGCGAAATTTGTTTCCAATAGAGAGAACTGGGTATCCAGTAATACAGGATACTTTTTGGATAGACAGATAACACTATCGGACTATACGACAACAAATATATCTGTCATCAAGGGAAAAGACTCTGAAATCTACAAGACGGCTCGTTTGTCTCCTTTATCTCTAACGTATCAAGGACGCTGTTTAGCAAATGGAATCTATAATGTGAAACTTCATTTTGCGGAGATAGTTTTGAGAGATAATAGATCTTTTCAAAGTCTTGGAAGACGCTTATTTGATGTTTATATACAG GGAGAGAGGAAATTGAAAGATTTTGATATTAAAACCGAAGCACAAGGAGTTGATAAACCATTGGTTACAGAATTTCAAGCAGTTGTTAGTGACAAAACTCTAGAGGTGCGCTTTGAGTATGCTGAAAAAGGAACAACAATAGTCCCACTTGCAGGAAAATATGGGCCTTTAGTATCAGCAATTTCTGTGCAATCTG ATTTCAAGCCTCCCAAAAGTAGAAAGAAATTAATCATAGTTGTTGCAGCagtttcttctttgtttcttatttCTGCAATTATCTATTTTGCTGGGTGGAAGATCATTTTAAGGATCTTGGACTTAATTAGAAAAAAGGGATCACAGGAAAACG AACTAGGAGGCCTTGATATACAAATTGGTCTATTTACctttcaacaaattaaagccGCTACTAACAACTTTGATGCTGCAAATAAGATTGGGGAAGGTGGTTTTGGGTCTGTTTACAag GGTACATTATTGGATGGTACAGTTATTGCTGTGAAGCAACTCTCATCCAAATCAAGTCAAGGCAATCGTGaatttttgaatgaaataagcATAATATCTTGTTTGCAACACCCTAATCTTGTGAAACTTTATGGGTGTTGTGCCGAGGGAAAGCATTTGCTGCTAGTGTATGAGTACTTGGAAAACAATAGTCTTGCCCATGCTCTTTTTG GTCGAGAAGATTGTCCGTTGAAATTAGATTGGGCTACTAGACAAAGAATTTGTGTCGGTATTGCAAAAGGCTTAGCTTTCCTGCATGAAGAATCAGAAATAAAGATTGTTCATAGAGACATTAAATCGACCAATGTGCTTCTTGACAAAGAACTTAATCCGAAAATTTCTGACTTTGGTCTAGCTAAacatgatgataatgatgatgatgatgagaagacACACATTAGCACAAGAGTTGCTGGGACAGT AGGATACATGGCTCCTGAATATGCGTTGTGGGGCTACTTAACATTCAAAGCTGATGTCTATAGTTTTGGAGTGGTGACTCTAGAAATTGTTGTGGGGAAGAACAACGTGAAGTATCGATCCGATGATGAGAACTGCGTTTGCCTCCTTGATTGG GCACTTGATCTTCAAAAGAAAGGAAACCTAATAGAGCTAATGGATCCAAAGCTGGGTTCTAATTATGACAAAGAAGGTGCACTCAGAATGATCAAAGTGGCTTTGCTTTGTACTAATCCTTCTCCAGTCCTTAGGCCATCCATGTCTACAGTAGTCAAAATGCTTGAAGGCCATGATGATATTCTTGAGTACAAATCCGATCTAcatgaatttaattttcaagCAATGAGAGATCGTTATGATGAAATGATAGTCAATTCGCGTGATTCTTCTAGCAAAGTAGGTTTTTCTTCATcatatgcaaattaa